In one Rhizobium leguminosarum genomic region, the following are encoded:
- a CDS encoding LysR family transcriptional regulator, producing MELEQLRCFVAVAEELHFGRAAQRIGLLPASLGRHVRLLEASVGSQLLSRTTRSVSLTEDGIALLEEVRPLLARLDELGQKFRAKQHRRSRVLRIGAIDSAATGLLPTLIQDFRAIAPDVKTELIEGKSIRLVPKLLAGGLDLAFIRPRPGMSRNLAVEDLFSETTVVAIPTSHKLADNKSVSILDLANVPLIVPDRRSRPHSYDLTMNLFAAAGLHPDITQVTDEKQTIVSMVAAGLGLAVVPRWTSSLASAGVRFLPVQEEIGRPTPKLPLAVAWMKAARDPQRDALLDLLRQNLERYSASA from the coding sequence GTGGAGCTGGAGCAGTTGAGGTGCTTCGTTGCCGTTGCGGAGGAGCTTCATTTCGGAAGGGCGGCGCAAAGGATCGGGTTGCTTCCGGCATCGCTCGGGCGCCATGTGCGCTTGCTGGAAGCCTCGGTCGGAAGTCAGCTGCTGAGCCGCACGACCCGCAGCGTCTCATTGACCGAGGATGGAATAGCGCTTCTGGAAGAGGTCAGGCCGCTTCTCGCGCGGCTCGATGAGCTCGGTCAAAAGTTTCGCGCCAAGCAGCACCGGCGCAGCCGCGTCCTTCGGATCGGCGCGATCGACAGCGCCGCTACCGGCCTGCTTCCAACGCTGATCCAGGACTTTCGAGCCATCGCCCCCGATGTCAAAACCGAGCTCATAGAAGGTAAATCCATTCGGCTCGTGCCCAAACTGCTGGCCGGAGGGTTGGATCTGGCTTTCATCAGGCCGCGCCCGGGAATGAGCCGTAACCTTGCAGTCGAGGATCTATTTTCCGAGACGACCGTCGTGGCGATCCCGACCTCTCATAAACTCGCTGACAATAAGAGCGTCTCTATCCTTGATCTGGCGAACGTGCCGCTGATCGTACCGGACAGGCGATCCAGGCCGCACAGCTATGATTTGACGATGAACCTGTTTGCGGCAGCCGGCCTGCACCCGGATATCACCCAGGTCACCGATGAAAAGCAAACCATCGTCAGCATGGTTGCGGCCGGCCTCGGCCTCGCCGTCGTCCCACGATGGACATCCTCTCTTGCCTCTGCCGGCGTTCGCTTTTTGCCGGTGCAAGAGGAAATAGGGCGACCGACGCCGAAACTGCCGCTGGCTGTGGCCTGGATGAAGGCAGCCCGTGATCCGCAGAGAGATGCGTTGCTCGATCTCCTGAGGCAGAACCTCGAAAGATATTCGGCATCGGCCTGA
- a CDS encoding LacI family DNA-binding transcriptional regulator → MRKRATAKEVAEAAGVSKWTVIRAFTPGASITDASRQKVLQAAEALNYSPNLLARSLATNVTHQVAVFVDDFANPHKLPVLEMLTERLQAEGLLTVLININRHFDHIHALINADQRQFDAVILFGTAFREETLGSQRLGPGFPPMFVLARDSQIPGVPAVACNAELALGEIVNYLFEKGYRRPGFMTGGKTLSTALGRRHHYLKFWQRKGFEGVVELTAERYSAEAGAEVARAYLNATSPASRIDVLMCENDILALGAMDVVRSEFGLRVPHDLAIVGFDNIELGAAPAYQLTSYEQPADEMIDTMVAMITGKREAETIILPGRLVQRSSA, encoded by the coding sequence ATGCGCAAGCGGGCGACAGCAAAAGAGGTGGCGGAAGCCGCCGGCGTATCGAAATGGACGGTCATCCGCGCCTTCACTCCAGGTGCGTCGATTACAGATGCCAGCCGACAGAAGGTGCTTCAGGCGGCAGAGGCTCTGAATTACTCACCCAACCTGCTTGCCCGCAGCCTTGCGACGAACGTCACGCATCAGGTCGCCGTCTTCGTCGACGACTTCGCCAACCCGCATAAGCTTCCCGTTCTTGAGATGCTGACCGAGCGTTTGCAGGCAGAGGGTCTCCTGACCGTACTGATCAATATCAATCGCCATTTCGATCACATTCATGCGTTGATCAACGCCGATCAGCGCCAGTTCGACGCCGTCATTCTGTTCGGAACCGCCTTTCGTGAGGAAACGCTGGGTAGTCAACGGCTTGGCCCCGGTTTTCCGCCGATGTTCGTCCTTGCGCGAGATAGCCAAATCCCCGGCGTTCCCGCCGTCGCCTGCAATGCCGAACTCGCTCTCGGCGAAATTGTAAATTACCTGTTCGAGAAAGGATATCGCCGTCCGGGCTTCATGACGGGAGGAAAGACCCTGTCGACCGCGCTCGGCCGACGACATCACTATTTGAAATTCTGGCAGCGGAAGGGCTTCGAAGGCGTCGTTGAGCTGACTGCAGAGCGCTACAGCGCCGAGGCCGGTGCTGAGGTGGCGCGCGCCTATCTGAACGCCACCTCCCCCGCCTCGCGCATCGATGTGCTGATGTGCGAGAACGACATTCTGGCGCTCGGAGCAATGGATGTGGTCCGCAGCGAATTCGGGCTTCGCGTTCCACATGACCTGGCGATCGTCGGCTTTGACAATATCGAGCTCGGCGCCGCTCCCGCCTATCAATTGACGTCTTACGAACAGCCTGCCGATGAGATGATTGACACCATGGTCGCGATGATCACGGGCAAGCGCGAAGCCGAAACGATTATTCTGCCCGGGCGTCTTGTGCAGAGATCATCGGCGTGA
- a CDS encoding sugar ABC transporter substrate-binding protein encodes MKFGLKSLFAGAAFAAAIIASSALATAADIRIVAVTHGQANDPFWSVVKNGVTAAAKDMGASVEYRAPETFDMVSMAQLIDAAVNQKPDGLIVSIPDASALGPSIKKAVAAGIPVISINSGSDVSKELGALLHVGQDEYTAGKAAGAKLHELRGKEGLCVNQEVGNVSLDLRCKGFADGFGGKVTVLPVSNDPADVRAKVKAALSSNSAVDTVMALGASTAGEPALAAVEDVGMTGKIKVATFDLSADFLKAVADGKAAFAIDQQQFLQGYLPVVFLANYAKYGLIPGGNVPSGPNLITKEKAAQVVDLSAKGIR; translated from the coding sequence ATGAAATTTGGTCTGAAATCACTTTTCGCAGGCGCCGCCTTTGCGGCCGCGATCATCGCGTCTTCGGCACTTGCCACTGCCGCCGACATTCGCATCGTTGCCGTCACTCACGGTCAAGCCAACGATCCGTTCTGGTCCGTCGTCAAGAACGGCGTGACCGCAGCGGCCAAAGACATGGGTGCCAGTGTCGAATATCGTGCTCCGGAAACTTTCGACATGGTGTCGATGGCGCAGCTTATCGATGCTGCCGTCAATCAGAAACCCGATGGGCTGATCGTCTCCATTCCGGACGCCTCGGCGCTCGGTCCTTCCATTAAGAAAGCCGTCGCTGCCGGGATCCCGGTCATCTCAATCAATTCCGGCTCCGATGTTTCGAAAGAGTTGGGAGCGCTTCTGCATGTCGGTCAGGACGAATATACCGCCGGCAAAGCCGCCGGCGCGAAGCTCCACGAGCTCCGCGGCAAGGAAGGCCTGTGCGTGAACCAGGAAGTCGGCAATGTTTCGCTCGATCTGCGTTGCAAGGGCTTTGCCGATGGTTTCGGCGGCAAGGTCACGGTGCTTCCTGTCAGCAACGATCCAGCCGATGTTCGGGCGAAGGTCAAGGCAGCGCTGAGTTCCAACTCGGCCGTCGATACCGTTATGGCGCTCGGCGCCAGCACAGCCGGTGAGCCGGCGTTGGCAGCCGTCGAAGATGTCGGCATGACCGGCAAGATCAAGGTGGCAACCTTCGACCTTTCGGCTGATTTTCTGAAGGCTGTGGCAGACGGCAAGGCCGCTTTCGCGATCGATCAGCAGCAATTCCTTCAGGGTTATTTGCCTGTCGTGTTTCTTGCCAATTACGCCAAATACGGGCTCATCCCAGGTGGCAACGTCCCCTCCGGTCCGAACCTGATCACCAAAGAAAAGGCCGCTCAGGTGGTCGATCTTTCCGCTAAGGGGATCCGCTGA